One Carcharodon carcharias isolate sCarCar2 chromosome 1, sCarCar2.pri, whole genome shotgun sequence DNA window includes the following coding sequences:
- the LOC121275914 gene encoding G-protein coupled receptor 151-like, translating to MNSSAELLEYAGGFQVLKEEDLKVALPVVLGVICLVGLAGNTMVVTVLIHDFRQGKSSVVNGLIFILSATDLLILLLCVPLRAVTYSKPSWTFGWLLCKSSDYFLHACLSAKSFTLAAVGHARYKHVSSPQKSIHCRCQRVLALTCSVWSVALLLPIPHWLFSNTKRNGRETSCVLEIPTYASNFMKAFGIAYPLAAYGIPMTFAMACYIKALLLNKPRRNRTLNRRYEIRRVTMMLWGLSVAFAAMRLPDWVAWMWARHRKAGSPMPPIALLVLAQVVLFANCTVNPLVFLALSEDFKDGLRSVWPLAACRKARRSSADGRGAATTSLGQRGGSGLAMGNNSGPSLRALPTISGREDMIICRDVAQSIPPDVQHFWQDRKNAAPPENNDPIPWERQENS from the coding sequence ATGAACAGCTCCGCCGAACTGTTGGAATATGCCGGAGGGTTCCAGGTGCTGAAGGAAGAGGACCTGAAGGTCGCCTTGCCCGTCGTCTTGGGAGTCATCTGCCTGGTGGGCTTGGCCGGCAACACAATGGTCGTCACGGTCCTGATCCACGACTTCAGGCAGGGCAAGAGCTCCGTGGTCAACGGCTTGATTTTCATCTTGAGCGCCAccgacctcctcatcctcctcttgTGCGTCCCTCTCCGCGCTGTCACCTACTCCAAGCCGAGCTGGACCTTCGGCTGGCTGCTGTGCAAGTCCTCGGATTACTTTCTCCACGCGTGCTTGTCGGCCAAAAGCTTCACTCTGGCGGCGGTTGGACACGCCCGCTACAAACATGTGAGCAGCCCCCAAAAATCCATCCACTGCAGGTGCCAGCGCGTCTTGGCATTGACATGTTCCGTGTGGTCGGTCGCCCTTCTCCTCCCCATCCCGCACTGGCTCTTCTCCAACACCAAGCGCAATGGCCGGGAAACTTCCTGCGTGTTGGAGATACCCACGTACGCTTCGAATTTCATGAAAGCCTTCGGCATTGCTTACCCGCTGGCAGCCTATGGGATCCCCATGACCTTTGCCATGGCATGCTACATCAAAGCCCTCCTGCTGAACAAGCCCAGGAGAAACAGGACCCTGAACCGCAGGTACGAAATTCGGAGGGTCACCATGATGCTGTGGGGTCTGAGTGTCGCCTTCGCGGCCATGAGGCTCCCGGACTGGGTAGCGTGGATGTGGGCGAGGCACAGGAAGGCGGGCAGCCCCATGCCTCCCATCGCTCTGCTGGTTCTGGCTCAGGTTGTCCTGTTCGCCAACTGCACGGTCAACCCCCTGGTGTTCTTGGCCCTGTCCGAAGACTTCAAGGACGGCTTGAGGAGTGTCTGGCCGCTGGCCGCCTGCAGGAAGGCGAGGAGGTCAAGCGCCGATGGACGAGGGGCGGCAACCACCTCCTTGGGCCAGAGGGGTGGCTCGGGGTTGGCGATGGGCAACAACAGCGGTCCTTCTCTCCGCGCCCTGCCCACCATCTCTGGCCGGGAGGATATGATCATTTGCCGGGACGTAGCCCAGAGCATCCCACCTGATGTGCAGCACTTCTGGCAGGACAGGAAGAACGCAGCACCGCCGGAAAACAACGATCCAATTCCGTGGGAGCGCCAAGAAAACTcttaa